Proteins from a single region of Chitinibacter bivalviorum:
- the fliP gene encoding flagellar type III secretion system pore protein FliP (The bacterial flagellar biogenesis protein FliP forms a type III secretion system (T3SS)-type pore required for flagellar assembly.): protein MKRLGLIKCLLILVLGIASQAIWAAEPAGIPFMSSTQTAGGTAYSLPIQTLLFMTALGFLPAVLLMMTAFTRIVIVLSLLRQALGTMQSPPNQVIVGLSLFLTLFVMSPVLDKIYTTAYQPYSEQKMSFNEALDKGALPLKDFMLKQTRQKDLSFFIEVSGAQAPQGPEDVSLRVLVPAFVTSELKTAFQIGFMVIIPFLIIDLVVASILMGMGMMMVSPVMISLPFKLMLFVLVDGWTLLMGSLVQSFYVGT from the coding sequence ATGAAACGCCTCGGATTGATCAAGTGTTTATTGATACTCGTGCTTGGTATAGCTTCGCAGGCCATTTGGGCTGCTGAGCCTGCGGGTATACCCTTTATGTCATCAACGCAGACGGCGGGTGGCACGGCGTATTCCTTGCCGATTCAAACCTTGCTGTTTATGACGGCCTTGGGATTTTTGCCTGCGGTCTTGCTGATGATGACCGCATTTACGCGAATTGTGATTGTGCTGTCCTTGCTGCGTCAGGCGCTCGGCACCATGCAAAGCCCGCCGAATCAGGTCATTGTGGGATTATCGCTTTTTCTCACGCTGTTTGTGATGTCGCCCGTGCTCGATAAGATCTACACCACGGCATATCAGCCTTATTCCGAGCAAAAAATGAGCTTTAACGAGGCTTTGGATAAAGGTGCTTTGCCACTCAAAGACTTTATGCTCAAACAAACGCGGCAAAAAGATTTGAGTTTCTTTATCGAGGTGTCGGGCGCTCAAGCGCCGCAAGGCCCAGAAGATGTCAGTTTGCGTGTTTTGGTGCCCGCATTTGTCACCAGTGAGCTCAAAACTGCGTTTCAGATCGGCTTTATGGTCATTATTCCATTCTTGATTATCGACTTGGTGGTGGCCAGTATCTTGATGGGGATGGGGATGATGATGGTGTCGCCCGTCATGATCTCGTTGCCGTTTAAGTTGATGCTGTTTGTACTGGTTGATGGCTGGACGCTCTTGATGGGGTCCTTGGTGCAAAGTTTTTATGTGGGGACTTAG
- the fliQ gene encoding flagellar biosynthesis protein FliQ, whose amino-acid sequence MSPETVVTLLQRAMEVMVLLCGPVLLATLVAGLIISIFQAATQINEATLSFIPKLLIAFLVMVLAGPWMIETMTDYMTRLYQSIPQVIG is encoded by the coding sequence ATGAGCCCAGAAACGGTCGTCACCTTGCTACAACGTGCCATGGAAGTGATGGTGCTGCTGTGTGGGCCTGTATTGCTTGCAACGCTGGTTGCGGGTTTGATTATCAGTATTTTTCAGGCCGCCACGCAGATCAATGAAGCTACCTTGTCGTTTATCCCCAAATTGCTGATCGCTTTTTTGGTGATGGTGCTCGCAGGGCCGTGGATGATTGAAACCATGACGGATTACATGACGCGCCTGTATCAAAGCATTCCGCAAGTGATCGGTTAA
- the fliR gene encoding flagellar biosynthetic protein FliR, with product MWVVTQAQIEVWLALFWWPFLRIMGTLLSDPVFSNRRTPVRIRVGFAIVLTLVVVPILPPMPTVPVVSPDGMLIAARELIIGLSIGFVMRLVFTAVEMAGHLAGLQMGLGFASFYDPQTSANTLAVAQLMSLLMILLFLSMNGHLMMLRVLLESLVQLPVGQLHLNAKGFQLIANYGGVIFRAGVMLSIPVIAALLITNLSIGVMTRAAPQLNVFAIGFPITLAIGFGTLYYSLPFMVPEIDHLLAEYTRSMGNILSTFGR from the coding sequence ATGTGGGTTGTGACGCAGGCGCAGATCGAGGTTTGGCTGGCCTTATTTTGGTGGCCATTTTTGCGCATTATGGGCACTTTGCTCTCTGATCCAGTCTTTTCCAATCGCCGCACGCCGGTGCGGATCCGCGTCGGCTTTGCGATTGTGCTGACCTTGGTGGTGGTGCCGATTTTACCGCCGATGCCGACGGTGCCTGTTGTTTCTCCCGATGGGATGCTCATCGCTGCGCGCGAATTGATTATCGGCTTGTCGATTGGTTTTGTGATGCGCCTTGTCTTTACCGCGGTGGAAATGGCGGGGCATTTGGCGGGTTTGCAGATGGGTTTGGGCTTTGCCTCATTTTATGACCCGCAAACTTCGGCCAACACCTTGGCCGTTGCGCAGCTGATGAGTCTACTCATGATCCTGCTGTTTTTAAGCATGAATGGCCATTTAATGATGCTGCGCGTCTTGCTGGAAAGCCTTGTGCAGTTGCCGGTGGGGCAATTGCATTTGAATGCCAAGGGATTTCAGCTGATTGCCAATTACGGCGGTGTGATTTTTCGGGCAGGGGTCATGCTCTCTATCCCCGTGATTGCTGCATTGCTGATTACCAATTTGTCGATTGGTGTGATGACGCGTGCCGCGCCGCAATTGAATGTGTTTGCGATTGGCTTTCCGATTACCTTGGCAATCGGGTTTGGTACGCTGTATTACTCTTTACCCTTTATGGTGCCTGAAATTGACCATTTGCTCGCTGAATACACGCGGAGTATGGGCAATATCCTGTCGACCTTTGGTCGCTAG
- the folE2 gene encoding GTP cyclohydrolase FolE2 — protein sequence MSAAIADVQNTPDVRNIAINKVGIKSIRHPIKVADRADGVQHTVAVFDMYVYLPQHFKGTHMSRFIEILNSHEKEISVESLESIVREMCTRLEAESGYLEMRFPFFINKTAPVSGVQSLMDYEVSLIGEVKNGVFSQRLKVLVPVTSLCPCSKKISAYGAHNQRSHVTVDAELGENIWIEEIVELVEKQASCELFSLLKRTDEKYVTERAYDNPKFVEDMVRDVAASLNAEPRIVAYVLEAENFESIHNHSAYALIEHDKRN from the coding sequence ATGAGCGCAGCGATTGCCGACGTGCAAAACACCCCTGATGTTCGCAATATTGCGATCAATAAAGTGGGGATTAAATCGATCCGTCACCCGATTAAGGTGGCCGATCGCGCCGATGGCGTGCAGCACACCGTGGCCGTATTTGATATGTATGTGTACCTGCCGCAGCATTTCAAAGGCACACACATGTCGCGCTTTATCGAGATTCTCAATAGCCACGAGAAAGAAATCTCGGTCGAGTCACTCGAAAGCATCGTACGCGAAATGTGTACTCGCCTCGAGGCTGAATCGGGCTACCTCGAAATGCGCTTTCCATTTTTCATCAACAAAACCGCACCAGTATCCGGTGTGCAAAGTTTGATGGATTATGAAGTTTCGCTGATTGGCGAAGTGAAAAACGGTGTGTTTAGTCAACGACTCAAAGTACTCGTGCCGGTGACGAGCTTGTGTCCTTGCTCGAAGAAAATCTCTGCCTATGGCGCGCACAATCAGCGCTCGCACGTGACGGTGGATGCCGAGCTGGGTGAGAATATCTGGATCGAAGAAATCGTTGAGCTGGTTGAAAAACAAGCGTCGTGCGAGTTGTTCAGCTTGCTCAAACGTACCGATGAGAAATACGTCACTGAGCGCGCGTATGACAACCCGAAATTTGTCGAAGACATGGTGCGCGATGTGGCGGCCAGCCTGAATGCTGAGCCGCGGATTGTGGCGTATGTGCTGGAGGCGGAGAATTTTGAGTCGATCCATAATCATTCGGCGTATGCGCTGATCGAACACGACAAACGAAACTGA
- a CDS encoding GNAT family N-acetyltransferase encodes MSDIKTFATVQTLPTPRLTLRDWRDSDLPAFAVLGADPEVMRYFPALLSEAESDDFAAQIRARLQQYGWGFWALELRETREVIGMAGLNIPRVPLPFMPCVEIGWRLARPYWGQGLAYEAAAAALAFGFDELQLDEIVAFTALGNLRSQALMQRLQMRKDDAAEFDHPVLPVGHALRRHCLYRIARGI; translated from the coding sequence ATGAGCGACATTAAAACGTTTGCCACAGTGCAAACCTTGCCAACGCCACGCCTGACCTTGCGCGATTGGCGAGATAGCGATCTGCCCGCGTTTGCGGTACTGGGCGCCGATCCTGAAGTGATGCGCTATTTTCCTGCACTACTCAGTGAGGCCGAGAGTGATGATTTTGCTGCGCAGATTCGTGCGCGTTTACAGCAATATGGCTGGGGGTTTTGGGCGTTAGAGCTGCGTGAAACGCGCGAAGTTATCGGGATGGCGGGGCTCAATATCCCGCGTGTTCCGCTGCCGTTTATGCCGTGCGTCGAAATCGGCTGGCGGCTAGCACGCCCGTATTGGGGGCAAGGTTTGGCGTATGAGGCTGCGGCTGCTGCGCTGGCGTTTGGCTTTGATGAGTTGCAATTAGACGAGATCGTCGCGTTTACCGCGCTCGGCAATCTACGCTCGCAAGCACTGATGCAGCGATTGCAGATGCGCAAAGACGACGCGGCTGAATTTGATCATCCCGTACTACCAGTCGGGCACGCACTGCGCCGACATTGCTTGTATAGAATTGCTCGGGGTATATAA
- a CDS encoding ZIP family metal transporter: protein MSTLSWIITMSLLGSLLSVMAAAAMAYFAKPNWIPKLVSFAVGSLLAAVFLEILPHAFGSHGGHDEHAHGAGELGFLQDAHHAASSAVTAVAEQAPHASPEAISLTILLGIFIFFIMEKLVIWRHCHHESCEELEGSAHEHRHDDHHGHGHSHGHSHGNDHGRAGMMIMIGDTFHNFLDGAVIAAAFMADTSVGIATAVAIIAHEIPQEVGDFIVLLHSGYSKAKALLFNLLSSLAALAGGLLAYFSLSIVETAQPYLLALGAASLIYVAIADLIPTLHKRPHIKDTIHQVLLMIAGAMPIALLHHFMPH, encoded by the coding sequence ATGTCGACTTTAAGCTGGATCATTACGATGAGCCTGCTGGGCAGTTTGCTCAGCGTAATGGCCGCCGCCGCAATGGCGTATTTTGCCAAGCCGAACTGGATTCCCAAGCTCGTTTCTTTTGCCGTCGGCTCTTTGCTGGCGGCCGTGTTTCTTGAGATTTTGCCGCATGCCTTCGGTAGTCATGGTGGTCACGATGAGCATGCCCACGGCGCTGGCGAACTCGGCTTTTTGCAAGATGCGCATCATGCGGCGTCCAGCGCCGTCACTGCCGTCGCTGAACAAGCCCCTCACGCCAGCCCAGAAGCCATTTCGCTGACGATTTTACTCGGTATTTTCATCTTCTTTATCATGGAGAAGCTGGTGATCTGGCGGCATTGTCACCATGAATCCTGTGAAGAACTAGAAGGCTCTGCCCACGAGCATCGCCACGATGACCATCATGGACACGGCCATTCGCATGGGCATTCCCATGGCAACGATCATGGCCGTGCCGGCATGATGATTATGATCGGCGATACCTTCCATAATTTTCTCGATGGCGCGGTGATTGCGGCCGCGTTTATGGCCGATACGTCGGTCGGCATTGCGACGGCGGTGGCGATTATTGCGCATGAAATTCCGCAGGAAGTCGGCGATTTTATCGTGCTGCTACACTCGGGCTATAGCAAGGCCAAGGCGCTGCTGTTTAATTTATTGTCTTCGCTCGCTGCGCTCGCGGGTGGTTTGCTGGCCTACTTTTCGCTGAGCATCGTCGAAACGGCGCAGCCCTATTTATTGGCGCTCGGCGCGGCCAGCCTAATTTATGTGGCGATCGCCGACTTGATTCCTACCCTGCACAAACGCCCGCATATCAAAGACACTATTCATCAAGTGTTATTGATGATCGCGGGTGCCATGCCCATTGCCTTGCTGCACCACTTTATGCCGCATTGA
- a CDS encoding polymorphic toxin-type HINT domain-containing protein — translation MGFVAGTLVHTKDGLRAIESLQVGDWVLAKDESGQGDTAYKQVLKTLRFEDKEIWYLEFGWMRTSDKPQPEVWEGFLTCTRNHPFWVRGRHGKVNGLEQVVCDEYTPHDVWRRADLLEPGMVLELANGDLVEVKASLYLAQTEKEHVGFIQGNGAPEAWQYDLDGRLVEFGPAGPTTDMRIFPELVYNEALEGKGDEFEFPVYRTTVYNIEVEDFHTYYVGEMGVWVQSEVES, via the coding sequence ATGGGTTTTGTTGCGGGCACCTTGGTGCATACCAAGGACGGTTTGCGAGCGATCGAGTCGCTACAAGTCGGGGATTGGGTCTTGGCGAAGGATGAATCCGGTCAAGGCGATACGGCCTACAAACAGGTACTGAAAACGCTTCGTTTTGAAGACAAGGAAATTTGGTATCTAGAGTTTGGCTGGATGCGAACGAGTGACAAGCCGCAGCCAGAGGTTTGGGAAGGCTTTTTGACGTGCACCCGAAATCACCCATTCTGGGTCCGAGGCCGACATGGAAAAGTCAATGGCTTGGAACAAGTGGTGTGCGATGAATATACGCCACATGATGTTTGGCGCCGCGCAGATCTGCTAGAACCCGGCATGGTACTCGAGCTGGCCAATGGCGATTTGGTTGAAGTAAAAGCTTCGTTATATCTGGCGCAGACCGAAAAGGAACATGTTGGTTTTATCCAAGGAAATGGAGCTCCCGAGGCTTGGCAATATGATCTGGATGGCCGCTTGGTTGAGTTTGGCCCAGCAGGACCAACGACCGATATGCGGATATTCCCAGAGTTGGTGTACAACGAAGCACTGGAAGGTAAGGGTGACGAATTCGAGTTTCCGGTGTACCGCACGACGGTGTACAACATCGAGGTCGAAGACTTCCATACCTACTACGTCGGCGAGATGGGCGTTTGGGTGCAGAGTGAAGTGGAGTCGTAA
- the pgeF gene encoding peptidoglycan editing factor PgeF, with product MNQPHLITPNWPAPANVKALQTTRLGGVSLPPFGSFNLGSHVSDLPEHVAANRALLTQALPQAPAWLNQVHGVDVVDAASVTSPIDADASYTRQRGAVSVVMTADCLPLLFCDRAGTVVAAAHAGWRGLCNGVIEATVAKMDCPASDILVWLGPAIGPSAFEVGDEVRAAFMAIDEQAEQAFVAQGGGKWLANIYLLAHQRLHTLGITAIYGGDQCTVTQAETYFSYRRDGQTGRLASLIWLA from the coding sequence TTGAATCAGCCGCACCTCATTACGCCAAACTGGCCAGCGCCAGCGAACGTCAAAGCGCTGCAAACTACCCGCCTCGGCGGAGTCAGTTTGCCGCCATTTGGCAGCTTTAACCTGGGTAGCCACGTCAGCGACTTGCCTGAGCATGTCGCAGCCAATCGCGCCTTGCTCACGCAAGCGCTGCCGCAAGCGCCAGCTTGGCTCAATCAAGTACATGGCGTTGATGTGGTAGACGCCGCCAGCGTGACCAGCCCCATCGACGCCGATGCGAGCTACACACGCCAGCGTGGCGCGGTGAGTGTCGTAATGACCGCCGACTGCCTGCCGCTATTGTTTTGTGATCGCGCAGGCACCGTGGTTGCCGCAGCGCACGCGGGTTGGCGTGGCCTGTGCAATGGCGTGATCGAAGCGACGGTCGCCAAAATGGATTGCCCTGCCAGCGACATCCTCGTCTGGCTCGGGCCTGCCATCGGCCCAAGCGCCTTTGAAGTCGGCGACGAAGTACGTGCCGCTTTTATGGCGATTGATGAGCAAGCCGAACAAGCTTTTGTGGCGCAAGGCGGGGGTAAATGGCTGGCGAATATCTATCTATTGGCTCACCAGCGCTTACATACCCTAGGTATTACTGCGATTTATGGTGGCGATCAATGCACCGTGACGCAAGCCGAGACCTATTTTAGCTACCGCCGCGACGGACAAACAGGACGGTTGGCGAGTTTGATTTGGCTCGCATAA
- the rluD gene encoding 23S rRNA pseudouridine(1911/1915/1917) synthase RluD, which produces MMQSDIELDDYNDFSDTRVLTVPADLAGTRLDAALAKILPDFSRSRLATWIKDGQVTVDGAAATTKTKLWGGETLTVNVQADPNEVAFAAEDIPLDVVYEDDALIVINKPAGLVVHPGSGNWEGTLLNALLFHYPEVRQIPRAGIVHRLDKDTSGLMVVARTLPAQNNLVQQLQARTVKRHYLAVARGNIKRDGTVDAPIGRHPRERTKMAVVHTGKESITHYLVLEKFADYTLIECRLETGRTHQIRVHMAHLKHSLAADQVYGTPPKLDISPEVRMALEELNRQALHARKLSLVHPTTGKTMEWKAPIPHDLEQLIFTLRADLELAKDKYDEDDDEDDDHDCELIYVRE; this is translated from the coding sequence ATGATGCAATCCGATATTGAACTCGACGATTATAACGACTTCTCAGACACCCGTGTTTTGACTGTGCCCGCCGACTTGGCAGGTACACGACTGGACGCGGCGCTGGCGAAGATTTTGCCTGATTTTTCACGCTCACGCTTGGCTACTTGGATTAAAGATGGCCAGGTGACGGTGGATGGCGCTGCCGCGACCACTAAAACCAAGCTCTGGGGCGGGGAAACTCTCACGGTTAACGTACAAGCCGATCCGAACGAAGTGGCCTTCGCGGCGGAAGATATTCCGTTGGACGTAGTCTACGAAGACGACGCGCTGATCGTGATCAACAAGCCTGCGGGCTTGGTGGTCCACCCCGGCAGCGGCAATTGGGAAGGTACACTACTCAATGCCCTACTCTTTCATTACCCCGAAGTTCGGCAAATCCCGCGCGCGGGTATTGTCCACCGCCTTGATAAAGACACCAGCGGCCTGATGGTCGTCGCGCGCACTTTGCCCGCACAAAACAACCTTGTTCAACAACTTCAAGCCCGCACCGTAAAACGCCACTATCTGGCCGTGGCGCGTGGCAATATCAAACGCGATGGTACGGTGGATGCTCCAATTGGCCGTCATCCGCGCGAACGCACCAAAATGGCCGTCGTTCACACTGGCAAAGAATCCATCACACATTATTTGGTGCTGGAAAAATTTGCCGATTACACGCTGATCGAATGTCGCCTCGAAACAGGCCGCACCCACCAGATTCGCGTGCACATGGCGCACCTCAAGCATTCGCTGGCAGCCGATCAGGTTTATGGCACGCCGCCGAAGCTCGATATTTCACCCGAAGTGCGCATGGCGCTAGAAGAACTCAATCGCCAAGCGCTACACGCACGCAAGCTATCTCTGGTTCACCCAACTACGGGTAAAACCATGGAATGGAAAGCGCCAATTCCGCACGATCTGGAGCAATTGATTTTTACGCTGCGCGCTGATCTCGAACTCGCCAAAGACAAATATGACGAGGACGACGATGAAGACGACGATCACGATTGTGAATTGATCTACGTTCGGGAATAA
- a CDS encoding outer membrane protein assembly factor BamD: MYKILPRILVSALLISLMVACAGPGTSNDETKGWSADKLYSEAKSAQASREYDKSNKYFERLEARYPYGKFAQQAQLEIAYNYYKDQEQALALAAIDRFMKQNPAHPSLDYALYLKGLVTFTEIQGFLAAISQQDLSERDPKAARESFNTFRELTTRFPDSKYYRDAQLRMGYLIGALANYELHVGRYYYKRGAYLAAANRGKALIDNFSNTKQVEGALALMYHSYDKLGMTAYRDDTKRILMQNFPNSQALEKDMTVDIYWWAPI, encoded by the coding sequence ATGTATAAGATTCTACCTCGAATCCTCGTTTCTGCCTTGCTCATTAGCTTAATGGTTGCCTGCGCAGGGCCCGGCACTAGCAATGATGAGACTAAAGGCTGGTCAGCGGACAAGCTGTATTCTGAAGCCAAATCAGCGCAAGCTAGCCGTGAGTACGATAAGTCAAACAAGTATTTTGAACGCCTTGAAGCGCGTTATCCCTATGGCAAGTTTGCTCAACAAGCCCAGTTGGAGATCGCCTACAACTATTACAAAGACCAAGAACAAGCGCTGGCGTTGGCGGCCATTGACCGCTTTATGAAGCAAAATCCAGCGCACCCTAGCTTGGATTACGCGCTGTATCTAAAGGGTTTGGTTACTTTTACCGAGATTCAGGGCTTTTTAGCTGCGATCTCGCAGCAAGATTTGTCTGAGCGCGACCCTAAAGCGGCCCGTGAATCATTCAATACTTTCCGCGAATTAACGACCCGCTTCCCTGATAGTAAATATTACCGTGATGCACAATTGCGCATGGGCTATCTCATTGGTGCATTGGCCAATTATGAGCTGCATGTGGGGCGTTATTATTATAAACGCGGCGCTTACCTTGCTGCGGCAAATCGCGGTAAGGCGCTGATTGATAATTTTAGTAATACCAAGCAGGTCGAAGGTGCATTGGCTTTGATGTATCACTCTTACGATAAATTGGGTATGACAGCCTATCGTGATGATACCAAGCGCATCTTGATGCAAAACTTCCCCAATAGTCAGGCGCTAGAGAAAGACATGACCGTCGATATCTACTGGTGGGCCCCAATTTAA
- the lpdA gene encoding dihydrolipoyl dehydrogenase: MSNTIELKVPDIGGHNDVAIIELFVKVGDTVAVEESLITLETDKATMEVPSTHAGVIKELKIAVGDKVSEGSVIAVLEVAASAAAPAPTAAAPAAAPAAAVATPAAAPTVAPVAGQYAGAVDMEVDMMVLGAGPGGYSAAFRSADLGLKTVIVERYGSLGGVCLNVGCIPSKALLHNAAVIDEVAHLASNGIKFGAPEVDVDALRGYKEKVINKLTGGLAGMAKMRKVEHVRGIGTFLDAHHIEVQLTSGSGKDLTGEKKVIKFAKAIIAAGSQAVKLPFIPNDPRIVDSTGALELKATAKRMLIIGGGIIGLEMGTVYSTLGARLDVVELSDGLMQGADRDLVKVWQDWNKHRFDNIMLQSKTTSIEPKEDGIWVTFEGPKVPSEPQCYDLVLYSTGRSPNGKKIGAENAGVIVDERGFIAVDKQMRTNVPHIFAIGDLVGQPMLAHKAVHEAHVAAENAADHKAYFDARVIPGVAYTDPEVAWVGLTEDQAKRDGIKITKGVFPWAASGRAIANGRDEGFTKLIFDAENGQILGGAIVGPHAGDMIGEVCLGIEMGADAVDIGKTIHPHPTMGESIGMAAEVAKGVCTDLPPQRKK, from the coding sequence ATGAGTAATACCATTGAATTGAAAGTACCCGATATCGGCGGTCATAATGACGTGGCGATTATCGAATTGTTTGTCAAAGTCGGCGACACCGTGGCCGTCGAAGAAAGCCTGATCACGCTGGAAACCGATAAAGCGACGATGGAAGTCCCATCGACGCATGCTGGCGTGATCAAAGAACTCAAAATCGCCGTGGGCGACAAAGTTTCTGAAGGCAGCGTGATTGCAGTACTCGAAGTGGCCGCCAGCGCAGCTGCGCCAGCGCCTACCGCCGCAGCACCGGCTGCCGCCCCTGCTGCAGCTGTTGCAACTCCAGCCGCAGCGCCAACTGTTGCACCGGTCGCTGGCCAATACGCCGGCGCGGTTGATATGGAAGTGGACATGATGGTCTTGGGTGCAGGCCCTGGCGGCTATTCTGCGGCGTTCCGTTCAGCCGACTTAGGCCTGAAAACCGTGATCGTTGAGCGTTATGGCTCACTGGGCGGCGTGTGTTTGAATGTGGGTTGTATTCCGTCGAAAGCCTTGCTGCACAATGCCGCGGTGATCGATGAAGTTGCTCACTTGGCATCGAACGGTATCAAGTTTGGCGCGCCTGAAGTCGATGTGGACGCATTGCGTGGCTACAAAGAGAAAGTCATCAACAAGCTCACTGGCGGTTTGGCTGGCATGGCCAAGATGCGTAAAGTCGAGCATGTGCGCGGTATCGGTACTTTCCTCGATGCCCACCACATCGAAGTGCAATTGACTTCGGGCAGCGGTAAAGATCTGACTGGCGAGAAAAAAGTCATCAAGTTTGCCAAAGCGATTATCGCGGCGGGCTCACAAGCTGTGAAATTGCCTTTCATCCCAAACGACCCACGCATTGTTGATTCAACTGGCGCGCTAGAGCTCAAAGCGACAGCTAAACGCATGTTGATTATCGGCGGCGGCATTATCGGCCTGGAAATGGGTACCGTGTACTCAACACTGGGCGCGCGTCTGGACGTGGTTGAGTTGTCTGACGGCCTGATGCAAGGTGCTGACCGCGACCTCGTAAAAGTGTGGCAAGACTGGAATAAACACCGTTTTGACAACATCATGTTGCAATCAAAAACGACCAGCATTGAGCCCAAAGAAGACGGCATCTGGGTGACGTTTGAAGGCCCGAAAGTACCAAGCGAGCCACAGTGCTACGATTTGGTATTGTACTCGACCGGTCGCTCGCCGAACGGCAAGAAAATCGGCGCTGAAAATGCGGGCGTGATCGTTGATGAGCGAGGCTTTATCGCCGTCGATAAACAAATGCGCACCAACGTACCGCACATCTTCGCGATTGGCGACTTGGTAGGTCAGCCGATGCTGGCGCACAAAGCCGTGCACGAAGCGCACGTGGCCGCTGAAAACGCCGCTGATCACAAAGCCTACTTCGACGCGCGCGTGATCCCAGGCGTGGCCTACACCGACCCAGAAGTGGCTTGGGTTGGCCTGACCGAAGATCAAGCCAAACGCGACGGCATCAAGATCACCAAAGGCGTATTCCCATGGGCAGCATCAGGCCGTGCGATTGCCAATGGTCGTGATGAGGGCTTTACGAAGCTGATTTTCGACGCTGAAAACGGCCAAATCCTCGGCGGTGCGATTGTTGGCCCACACGCAGGCGATATGATAGGTGAAGTATGTCTGGGCATTGAAATGGGCGCAGACGCGGTCGACATTGGCAAAACCATCCATCCGCACCCAACCATGGGCGAATCGATTGGTATGGCCGCTGAAGTCGCGAAAGGTGTTTGTACCGACCTGCCACCACAACGCAAAAAATAA